A stretch of DNA from Candidatus Schekmanbacteria bacterium:
ATTCTCATCCATATAAAGAATTCTATATACTTGAAAACAATAATCCTCACCCTCGCACACTATTGATTCCAAAGGCAATATATTTCAAAAATGATGAAAAAATACTTGATTATATGAAAAGCAAGGATTTTGATTTTGAAAAAGAAATTCTTCTTGTTAAGGACTCATCAAAAAACAAGGAAAATAGCGGTAATAATTTTAAAATTTCATCAAATATAGGGAAAGCAGAAATCGTCGAATATAAACCCAACATGGTCAAAATTATGGCATTTACAAAAGAATCTGCCTATCTGCTTTTATGCGATACTTGGTTTGAGGGATGGGAAGCGTCAATTGACGGTAAGAAGACAGATGTTATAAGAGGTGATTATAATTTCAGGGCAGTTTACCTTCCTTCAGGGAAACATCAGGTAATCTTTTCATTTACACATCCTGGATTTTATATTGGAATCATAACTTCATTTTTAAGCTTTTCACTAATCATCGCCCTTAATTTATTTTTCAAAAAAGATGCTGATCATAAAAAATGACCGGAAAGAAAAAAGGAAAAGTACGAATTGATTCCCTTTTAACTGAAAGAGAATTCACAGAATCAAGAAATTCTGCGAAAGCCCTAATTATGGCAGGAGTTGTATTTGTAAACGGCAAACGAATCGATAAAGCAGGCGCCCTCGTCAATCCTTCAGCTGAAATCACAATCAAAGGCAATCCCTGCCCATATGTAAGCAGAGGTGGGCTAAAGCTGGAAGGAGTCTTGGATGAATTCAAATTGAGCGTAAAAGATAAAATTGCCGTTGATATTGGTGCTTCAACAGGAGGTTTTACAGACTGCCTATTGCAAAGAGGCGTAAAAAAGGTTTATGCTATCGATACAGGATACGGACAACTTCACTGGAAACTAAGAAATGATAACAGAGTAATAAATCTTGAAAAAATAAATGCACGATATCTTACGGAAGATATTATCCCTGAAAAGGCAGATTTAATAACAATAGATGTCTCTTTTATTTCAATTAAAAAAATCATACCTTCATCTTTAAAACTTATTAAAGAAAATGGTATTGTCATTGCATTGATAAAGCCCCAATTCGAAATAGGCAAAGGGATGGTTGATAAAGGTGGAGTGATAAAATCATTGGAAAAGCATAAAATAGTGCTCAAAGATATCGTTGATTTTATTTCTCAGTTGGAAGTCGATATCTTGGGACTTACTATATCCAAAATTAAAGGCCAGCAGGGTAATGTTGAGTTTTTTATTCTTCTTAAAAACAGCCAAAAGGAGTTGAAGAAAAAAAAGTTTGAATTGCTTATAAATAATGTTTTGCTAAAACTCAATGACAAGAGGGTTTGAACCTTTTCTTTTATCTCAATCCATCTTTTCTCATCTTCTCTAAAAGTGTAGTCCTGTTTAATTTCAGAAGAGATGCCGCTTTGCTTCTTACTCCATTGGCTTTTTCAAGTGCTTGCTTGATAAGGCTTTGTTCCATCTCCTTTAACACTTTATTCAAATCAATGCCTTCATCTGGAAGGACAAGAGGAAATTCCTTTTTCTTATCATCTGACTTTACCACTTGGGGAGGGAGATGTTTAGGTGTAATCAGTTTCCCATCTGATAGAGTTACGGCTCTTTCAATAGCATTTTCAAGCTCTCTCACATTTCCTGTCCACTCATAAGCGCATAAAAGATCGAGGGCTTCCTTTGTAACTTTCTTCTCCTCTTTTCCCATCTCTTTACAAATCCTTTTAAGAAAAAAATTGACGAGGAGGGGGATATCTTCCTTTCTTTCTCGTAATGGCGGAAGAAAAATTGTTATTACATTAAGGCGGTAGTAAAGATCTTCACGGAACAAGCCCTCTTTTACTCTTTTTTCCAAATCTGCATTTGTAGCAGAAATGACCCGAACATCTATCTTAATTTTTCTGTTTTCACCTATCTTTTCTATCTCTTTTTGTTGGAGCGCCCTTAAAATTTTTACCTGTAACTCTGGATCCATATTGCCTATTTCATCGAGAAAGATTGTACCACGATGTGCTAATTCAAACTTTCCCTTTCTGTCAGATGAAGCTCCTGTAAAAGCGCCTTTCGTATGGCCAAAAAATTCACTTTCCAAAAGATCCTTTGGAATAGCACTGCAATTTACAGTCACAAAGGGATAATTTCTCCTTTCACTATTGAAATGTATTGCCCTTGCAACAAGCTCCTTCCCTGTGCCGCTTTCACCTCTAATCAACACTGTGCTGTCAGTTTCAGCAACTTTTTCTATCATTTTATAAATGCCTTGCATCTTCTCCGATGTA
This window harbors:
- a CDS encoding TlyA family RNA methyltransferase, whose amino-acid sequence is MTGKKKGKVRIDSLLTEREFTESRNSAKALIMAGVVFVNGKRIDKAGALVNPSAEITIKGNPCPYVSRGGLKLEGVLDEFKLSVKDKIAVDIGASTGGFTDCLLQRGVKKVYAIDTGYGQLHWKLRNDNRVINLEKINARYLTEDIIPEKADLITIDVSFISIKKIIPSSLKLIKENGIVIALIKPQFEIGKGMVDKGGVIKSLEKHKIVLKDIVDFISQLEVDILGLTISKIKGQQGNVEFFILLKNSQKELKKKKFELLINNVLLKLNDKRV
- a CDS encoding sigma-54-dependent Fis family transcriptional regulator, producing the protein MVSENILLVEDDESCRISLATILEEEGYSITTAENGRSAIKLLKEQKFSLLLTDLKLPDFDGLAVMKKAKALDSDIIVILLTAFASVESAIEAMKAGAYDYLSKPLNIDEVRLVIKKALREKNLVTENRELKKQLRGKIKFEEIVGTSEKMQGIYKMIEKVAETDSTVLIRGESGTGKELVARAIHFNSERRNYPFVTVNCSAIPKDLLESEFFGHTKGAFTGASSDRKGKFELAHRGTIFLDEIGNMDPELQVKILRALQQKEIEKIGENRKIKIDVRVISATNADLEKRVKEGLFREDLYYRLNVITIFLPPLRERKEDIPLLVNFFLKRICKEMGKEEKKVTKEALDLLCAYEWTGNVRELENAIERAVTLSDGKLITPKHLPPQVVKSDDKKKEFPLVLPDEGIDLNKVLKEMEQSLIKQALEKANGVRSKAASLLKLNRTTLLEKMRKDGLR